In the Klebsiella aerogenes KCTC 2190 genome, one interval contains:
- the pepT gene encoding peptidase T, producing the protein MASPLTRQLTQRFFRYLAITSQSDPRATTLPTTPGQHQMAQALADELRQFGLDDIVVDEHATVTAVKKGTVPGAPRIGFITHIDTVDVGLSPDIHPQILRFTGEDLCLNPEQQIWLRVDEHPEILAYRDEEIIFSDGTSVLGADNKAAVTVVMTLLENLTAEHKHGDIVVAFVPDEEVGLRGAKALDLSRFAVDFAWTIDCCELGEIVYENFNAASAEIRFTGVTAHPMSAKGVLVNPLLMATDFMSYFDRQQTPEHTAGREGYVWFNGIHGDQNSTRLQANIRDFDLDSFNRRKQQIGEAAEKIAAQYPTARVEFTISDTYSNISNAIGEDRRAIDLMFTAMESLGITPKPTPMRGGTDGAALSAKGLLTPNFFTGAHNFHSKFEFLPLRAFEASYLTALQLCLLAAD; encoded by the coding sequence ATGGCCTCGCCCTTAACCAGACAATTAACCCAGCGCTTCTTTCGCTATCTGGCTATCACCAGCCAAAGCGATCCACGAGCAACCACGTTACCCACAACGCCCGGACAACATCAGATGGCGCAGGCGTTAGCCGACGAGCTACGTCAGTTTGGCCTTGACGATATCGTTGTCGACGAGCATGCGACCGTGACGGCGGTTAAAAAAGGCACCGTCCCCGGTGCGCCGCGGATCGGCTTTATCACGCATATTGATACCGTTGATGTCGGACTGTCGCCGGATATTCATCCACAAATCCTGCGATTTACTGGCGAAGATCTCTGCCTTAACCCGGAACAGCAAATCTGGCTGCGGGTTGACGAGCATCCGGAAATTCTGGCCTATCGTGATGAAGAGATTATTTTCAGCGACGGCACCAGCGTACTGGGCGCCGATAACAAAGCAGCGGTGACCGTTGTTATGACGCTGCTGGAAAACCTGACCGCCGAACATAAGCATGGTGATATCGTCGTGGCGTTCGTCCCGGACGAAGAAGTTGGCCTTCGCGGGGCAAAAGCGCTGGATTTATCGCGTTTTGCCGTCGATTTTGCCTGGACCATCGACTGCTGCGAACTCGGCGAGATCGTTTATGAAAACTTTAACGCCGCCTCTGCGGAGATACGGTTTACCGGCGTAACCGCACACCCGATGTCCGCCAAAGGCGTATTGGTCAACCCGCTGTTAATGGCTACCGACTTCATGAGCTATTTCGACCGCCAGCAGACGCCGGAGCACACCGCCGGGCGCGAAGGCTACGTATGGTTTAACGGTATTCATGGCGATCAGAACAGCACAAGGTTGCAGGCAAACATTCGCGATTTCGATCTGGACAGCTTTAACCGCCGTAAACAACAGATTGGCGAAGCGGCAGAGAAAATCGCCGCCCAGTACCCTACTGCCAGGGTTGAATTCACTATCAGCGATACTTACAGCAATATCAGTAACGCCATTGGCGAAGACCGCCGGGCTATTGACCTGATGTTCACCGCGATGGAAAGCCTCGGTATAACGCCAAAACCTACGCCGATGCGCGGTGGTACCGACGGCGCAGCGCTCTCGGCAAAGGGTCTGCTGACGCCGAACTTCTTCACCGGCGCGCACAACTTCCATTCGAAATTCGAATTTTTGCCGCTGCGCGCCTTTGAGGCCTCCTATCTTACCGCCCTGCAGCTGTGCCTGCTGGCGGCGGATTAA